The Flavobacterium sp. 140616W15 sequence TTCTGCTTTTGAATGAATAACTAACTTTTTCATTGGAGTTACTATATCCATATTCTCGGCTGTCAATCCATTCCAGTCTTTTAAGTCTGCTACCGAAACATTCAGTTTTCTTGCAATACTACTCAAGTTATCTCCTGCTTGCACCACATAAAGTGATGATTGTGCGTCTTTTGAATTTTTATCTTCAACACTAGCAATAGCTTCTTCTGTACGTTTTTTATCAACAGCAGGTGCTAATTTTACTTCGTTAATGTCTTTCTTGATAATTTTAGTTTCCGAAATAATTTTTAAATTTCTACCTAAAGCAATTGAATTACTCTTTAGATTATTCCATTTCTTCAACTGAATAACTGAAACATTGTATTTACTTGCAATTGCACCTAAATTATCTCCTGAACGAACTTTATAAAGTTGTGTTTTTGAGATAACTGTTTGCGTTGCTCTAGGCGAAGCAACTTTTGCAGAAGCAATTGATGTTTGAACTTGATTTATTTTTGGATTTGATTCATAATTAAGGTAAGCGTAAATCTTATCTTCATTTGAAGCAAATACTGAAGCTTTTTCTTTTGGTAACCTCAAGAAATGGTCTTCATCTTGATAAAACGGAACTACATTAAGTTTATACGAAGGATTTAGAAATTGCAATTGTGCTTCGGGAACATCTAACAAACTTGAGATTTGTTTGAATGTCATCTTCTCTTTAATCCGTATAGTATCTGTTTCAAAATGTTGTACAACAGCTCTATCTGGATTTATTCCGTGTTCATTGTGGTATTCATAAAGGTACATTGTTGCTAAAAAAGCGGGAACATATCCTTGTGTTTCTTTTGGTAAGTGACTGCGAATGTCCCAATACGTTTTCTTCCCTCCTGAACGACGAATCGCTTTTGATACATTTCCTGGACCTGAATTATAGGATGCCAAAACTAGCTCCCAATCGCCAAAAATAGTAAACATCTTCGACATATAATCCGCTGCAGCAGCTGATGCTTTTAAAGGATCACTACGCTCATCGATAAACGAATCTATTTTTAGATTGTACTGTTTACCTGTATGATACATAAACTGCCAAAGTCCTGTAGCTCCCATTTTAGAAACTGCTTTAGGGTTTAAAGCAGATTCTACAACGGCTAAATATTTTATTTCTAAAGGGACGTTTTGTTTAGCAAATGCCTCTTCGAACATCGGAAAATAATATTCTGATAAAGCCATTAATCGAGAAAATGATTTTTTACGATTTTTTAAGAATGACTTTATAATATTTTCCAACCCTTGATTATACTGAATATTAAAGGGCGATTTCTCATTCATTGCCGCCAATCGTTGTTTTAGCAACTCTGTTGGCAATTCATAATCTACCTTTGCATCTGTATTTAAAGTTTGGATATCTTTTGATAAATCTTCATAAATGTCTAAACTCACTAATTCTTTCATCCAAAGACTATCTACGCGACTTGCATATTCATCTTTTACGAATGATTTCTTAACTGAATCTAAATACGAAATTTTGATTTCCGGTTTTACAAGGGTATTTGTTTGTGCAACTTCTTGTGCAAACAAGCCCATTGTGGATAACAGGAGTACTGATAATGTGGTATTTTTTACAATCATAATGTATATTTCTACTGGCTATATTTCAAACAATTATAATGCCATTATTTGCAAACTTAATAACAACAATCTAAAATACTCTTTAAAAAGTGTTAAAAATGAGATAGTTAGTCTAAAATAGCTGCTATTCCAGGTAAAACTTTACCTTCTAGCATTTCTAACATTGCTCCACCTCCGGTAGATACGTAACTCATTTTTTCTTCGAAACCAAATTGTTTTACAGCTGCAACTGAATCTCCTCCTCCTACTAATGAGAAAGCTCCATTTGCTGTTGATGCTGCGATATAATCACCTAAAGCAATTGTTCCTTTAGCAAAAGATTCCATTTCAAAAACTCCTAATGGTCCATTCCATAAGATCGTTTTTGAATCCATGATTACTTTTTCAAAGTTTGCCAATGATTTAGGACCTGCATCAAGACCTTGCCATCCATCAGGTATTGCATATACATCTACTACTTGTGTATTTGCTGTATTTGAGAAATCATCTGCAGCAATAACATCAACTGGAATATGAATTTGAACGCCTTTTTCTTTAGCCAATCTCAAAATTTCAAGTGCCAATTCTAATTTGTCATCTTCACAAATAGAATTTCCTACTTTACCACCTTGTGCTTTAATAAAGGTAAATGTCATTCCTCCCCCAATAATCATATGGTCAACTTTGTCTAAAATATTTTCGATAACAGTAATTTTCGAAGAAACTTTAGATCCACCTAGAACTGCTGTAACAGGTTTTTCACTATTTTTAAGTACTTTATTTAAGCTTTCTATTTCTTTTGCCAATAATGTTCCAAAACATTTTTCGTTTGGAAAAAATTGGGCAATTATTGTTGTCGAAGCATGTGCTCTATGTGCTGTTCCAAAAGCGTCATTTACATAGATATCACCTAGTGATGCTAGTTCTTTTGCAAAAGCAACATCTCCTGCTTCTTCTTCGTCATGAAAACGTAAATTTTCTAGTAATAATACTTCGCCTGGTTTTAAATTAGCAGCAGCATCTTTGGCAACATCTCCAACACAATTTGTAGCAAACTGTACAGGAACACCTAAGATGTCTGAAGCTGTTTTTAAAATATGTTTTAAAGAGTATTTTTCTTCAACTCCTTTTGGTCTTCCTAAGTGTGACATTAAAATCACGCTTCCGCCTTGTGCTAATATCGCATCTATTGTAGGCTTTGCTGCTTCTATACGAGTTGCATCTGTAACATTAAAATTTTCGTCTAATGGCACGTTAAAATCAACACGAATTATTGCTTTTTTATTCTTAAAATCAAAATCTTTTAAAGTTTTCATTAAGGTAAGTTTTTAGTTTTTTTTGAAAGAATAACAAATATAGAACTTTTAACTTAGTAATAAATTTGATAAAAATAAAAAACAACGCTTTCTATAAACGAAAACGTTGTAATTCGATAATTATTTTAAATAAAACACAAATCTCAAAAAATAGCGAAATTAATTATCAATCGTGAACTGGATTTTGGGTACATGGGCAATTACTAATTGCTTGAAGGAAATCAAATCCTATGGTTACGACATGTGTTCCTGAATTATAGGCTCCAATACGGTTAAGCGAAGCTTGGTATGAATATCCAAAATAAAAATCTGATTTCTTGAAACCTGCCATTGGACCAACCATTAATGGCTGAAAAAACTGATCGTTCAAGAATCGATAAGAAACTCCTAACCAATAATAATCTTCGTAACGGTTGTATTGTCTGAATTTAAAGTTGAAATCGGTACTTGAACGTTTATCTCCAGCAAATAATTGGTAATAAACCGATGGTTCAAACTCGATACGATTATTTTCGGCTCCTCTAAAAACATAACCTGAATATATTTGATAATTTCGAAGCAAATTAGGCTCTATTCCGTCAAATCTATCTATTTCCTTGTTTAGAATATTACTTGCATTAAAACTTAAATAAAATGCCTTATTACGGTACAACACTCCTACATCAAAATTATTATTAGAAACGAATCGATTATCGGTAATACTCGGATCCGGTAGTGGATTCTCGTACGTTGGATTGAACTCGTTTATATTAATTTTAAAATTATTGATGTTATACGAAATACCAAATGATAGGTATTGTTTTGAATAATAATCAAGAATTAAGTGGTGCGCAAATGATATTTTGGCTCCTGTTTGTCTTGTATAACCATTCTTATCGTTATAAAGTGAGATTCCCACTCCTGAACGATCCAAAATTCTGAAATCAGCATAAAGCGATTGATTGTCTGGCGCATCCTTAATACCTACCCATTGTGTTAAACCATTGGCACGTATTCTTAAGTTATCACCAATACCTGCAAATGTTGAAGAGACTACAAATGGGTTATCGGCTAGGTACTGCGTAAAAACTGGCAAATTTAACTCCTGGCTGTAACCTGATGTTACAGCCATAAGTAGAAATGATATGATAATTTTTTTCATTGTATTTTTAATTTTAGATAACATAATTACTTTGCTATTTGTTATCTGTAAAGAGTGAAATGTCCAACAAACTCTCTGTCATCTTTTTTGTCATTGAGTTTCAATACGTACCAGTAATCACCAGATGGTAATTCGTTACCGTTGTATCTTCCATCCCATTTTTGCCCCAATCTGTACTTGCAGATTACACGTCCGTATCTATCAAAGATATCGAATGTTAAATCTTTGTAATTCACTGTACATCCTGGTGCCCAAGTATCGTTTATGCCATCTCCATTTGGAGTAAAGTGATTTGGAATACAAACATCGATGTATTCAAAATATCTTGTTGCTGTAGCTGTACATCCATTTTTATCTGTTACAGTAACGGTATAGGTTCCTGATTTGTAAATAATGAATTTATTAACTGATCCATAAGGCTCTCCGTCTAATGTGTATTGGTATTCTCCACCACCACCAGTAGCTGTTGCAACAATTTCATTTAATCCGCCATCTGCTAATGTTAATGTTAATGGTTGAACATCTTCTATAGTAAATTCTGCTGTAGGTTCTGTACATCCATTTAAGTGTCTTGCTATTACAACGTGTTTCCCAGGAGCTACATTTGGGAAAACATTACTTGGTTGGAAATCTGCTCCATCAAGTGAGTAATCTACATCCGTAAGTCTTGTATTACTTTCGTGAACTGTAATAGTAACAAAATTTGCAGCTACGTTGCTAACACAATCCGTATTAATCACTACCACAGGATCTAACTTAACAGCATTATCCATAATAACCTCAAGATAAGTTAAACAGCTGGCATCTTTTATATACACCTTATGTTTACCTCCAACAATGTTATTAAAGTCATGTTGTGTTCCAGAAACTGGTTCATAAACTCCATTTTCTTTATCTAGGCTTACGCTATATGGTGGGGTACCTCCAAAAATTTCAATACTAAAAGCACCATCTGCGACTCCTTCACATATTTGTTGTATAATAGGACCTATAACTTTGGCACCTAAAATATTTGGTTGATCTATCGTAATAGTTAATGGTCCGTCTCCTAAACATCCTGCCTCATCCTGAACTATTATTGTATAAGTACCAGCCTCTAAACGATCAAATTCAAATTTATCATCAAACTGACCTAAATTAGGTGAAATAGCATACTTAATAACTCCAGTACCTCCACTAGCAGTAATTACGATTTTACCATCATTACCACCATTACAACTAACATCCGTTTTTTGATAACTAACAGTTAACTTAGTATTTGGTTCATTAATAGTAATTACCGCAGGAGTGTCATAGTCACAATCTTCACTGTTTACTCTAACAATATAACTACCTGCTGGTAAATTATCAAAATATCCATCTGTTTGAGCTGGTCTTACTTCTACACCTGCACCATTTAATAAAGTGTAGATATAATTTCCTAAACCTCCTACCGCTGTAGCATCAATAGCAGCAGATGCTTCACCTTTACAATAAACAAGAGCATTATCTAAATCTAAAATTAGGGATAATGGTGTTATTGGGTTTACAGTAACATTGTTAGAAATATAACTTACACATTGATTTACATCTCTTACATAATATTGGTGATTTCCTATTGCTACCGGGAACGTTGATGAATTTATAAACACACCATCTATAGTTGCAAAAGTTTTATCGGTACTATATTCATATGGTCCCGTTCCTCCTGTTGCGCTTAATGTAAGTGTGGCTTGAGTCAAACATGTTACTCTGCTTTCTAGAACTAATTCTGGCACAACTTCTGTTGCTTGTGTAATTTCAATTTCGGCTGTTGTAGCAGAACAATTAATTCCATCAACAATCGTTACAGAATATTTTCCGGCGCTTAATCCCATGAAAACAGGGTCAGTTTGTGCATCTGTAGAAACAGTTGGAACAACAGAAAGGTTATTCAATATATAAGAGTAATTACTTCCTTCACCACCTGTAACAGCGGTAACTCTAATAATACCATTAGTATC is a genomic window containing:
- a CDS encoding type IX secretion system membrane protein PorP/SprF, whose amino-acid sequence is MKKIIISFLLMAVTSGYSQELNLPVFTQYLADNPFVVSSTFAGIGDNLRIRANGLTQWVGIKDAPDNQSLYADFRILDRSGVGISLYNDKNGYTRQTGAKISFAHHLILDYYSKQYLSFGISYNINNFKININEFNPTYENPLPDPSITDNRFVSNNNFDVGVLYRNKAFYLSFNASNILNKEIDRFDGIEPNLLRNYQIYSGYVFRGAENNRIEFEPSVYYQLFAGDKRSSTDFNFKFRQYNRYEDYYWLGVSYRFLNDQFFQPLMVGPMAGFKKSDFYFGYSYQASLNRIGAYNSGTHVVTIGFDFLQAISNCPCTQNPVHD
- a CDS encoding LysM peptidoglycan-binding domain-containing protein, whose protein sequence is MIVKNTTLSVLLLSTMGLFAQEVAQTNTLVKPEIKISYLDSVKKSFVKDEYASRVDSLWMKELVSLDIYEDLSKDIQTLNTDAKVDYELPTELLKQRLAAMNEKSPFNIQYNQGLENIIKSFLKNRKKSFSRLMALSEYYFPMFEEAFAKQNVPLEIKYLAVVESALNPKAVSKMGATGLWQFMYHTGKQYNLKIDSFIDERSDPLKASAAAADYMSKMFTIFGDWELVLASYNSGPGNVSKAIRRSGGKKTYWDIRSHLPKETQGYVPAFLATMYLYEYHNEHGINPDRAVVQHFETDTIRIKEKMTFKQISSLLDVPEAQLQFLNPSYKLNVVPFYQDEDHFLRLPKEKASVFASNEDKIYAYLNYESNPKINQVQTSIASAKVASPRATQTVISKTQLYKVRSGDNLGAIASKYNVSVIQLKKWNNLKSNSIALGRNLKIISETKIIKKDINEVKLAPAVDKKRTEEAIASVEDKNSKDAQSSLYVVQAGDNLSSIARKLNVSVADLKDWNGLTAENMDIVTPMKKLVIHSKAEESEDAPEILVASNNIDTFKKKSATAKNSGVDYYVKKGDSLYSIAKKYPGVTISDIKKWNDIENGDIKPGMKLKING
- the pgk gene encoding phosphoglycerate kinase — encoded protein: MKTLKDFDFKNKKAIIRVDFNVPLDENFNVTDATRIEAAKPTIDAILAQGGSVILMSHLGRPKGVEEKYSLKHILKTASDILGVPVQFATNCVGDVAKDAAANLKPGEVLLLENLRFHDEEEAGDVAFAKELASLGDIYVNDAFGTAHRAHASTTIIAQFFPNEKCFGTLLAKEIESLNKVLKNSEKPVTAVLGGSKVSSKITVIENILDKVDHMIIGGGMTFTFIKAQGGKVGNSICEDDKLELALEILRLAKEKGVQIHIPVDVIAADDFSNTANTQVVDVYAIPDGWQGLDAGPKSLANFEKVIMDSKTILWNGPLGVFEMESFAKGTIALGDYIAASTANGAFSLVGGGDSVAAVKQFGFEEKMSYVSTGGGAMLEMLEGKVLPGIAAILD